In Anopheles stephensi strain Indian unplaced genomic scaffold, UCI_ANSTEP_V1.0 ucontig49, whole genome shotgun sequence, one DNA window encodes the following:
- the LOC118517093 gene encoding LOW QUALITY PROTEIN: glucose-6-phosphatase 3-like (The sequence of the model RefSeq protein was modified relative to this genomic sequence to represent the inferred CDS: inserted 1 base in 1 codon; deleted 1 base in 1 codon): MSFSQYEDFLAAVTKAFDPKVLFLTVIPVVAGLSTKLYSKLLLSVLLTEYANTIVKWILAEDRPFWWINETKEFSSLNRPKIYQNELTCEPSPGNPSGHLMTSTTYLFVIFSVLEEYLATYGRTARVSLRIVYYSTLFFISISRMYFGCHFLHQCIFGILLGIVMSKVCLSHRLEKYIAKQSGKRRXGFVVFICLVMLALYWIQKLLGIDPQWAVKMAFKWCEDPFYLKPTTTLVFSAIRLTGSLLALAVVGPIQRAKPLNVKLSIPMVMAMMAFEWIALDFTPRNYGVVVYFLSSFLLYFLFTYAYLRWVPALAGLDNRLSRSDRTSKSKSN, from the exons ATGT CTTTTTCGCAGTATGAGGATTTTTTGGCAGCCGTCACAAAAGCGTTCGATCCGAAGGTACTGTTTCTTACCGTCATTCCGGTCGTAGCCGGTCTCAGTACGAAGTTGTACTCGAAATTGTTACTCAGTGTGCTACTGACGGAGTATGCCAACACAATCGTCAAGTGG ATACTCGCCGAGGATCGCCCATTCTGGTGgataaacgaaacgaaagagtTCTCCTCACTGAACCGTCcaaaaatttatcaaaatgaGCTAACCTGTGAGCCAAGCCCGGGTAATCCGTCCGGTCATCTGATGACCTCCACGACCTACCTGTTTGTGATATTCTCGGTGCTAGAGGAATACTTAGC GACATATGGAAGAACCGCAAGAGTTTCGCTCCGAATCGTGTACTACAGCACGCTGTTCTTCATATCGATCTCTCGGATGTATTTCGGATGTCACTTCTTACATCAGTGCATCTTCGGAATTCTGCTGGGAATCGTGATGAGCAAAGTGTGCCTCTCGCATCGTCTGGAAAAGTACATTGCAAAGCAATCGGGCAAGCGAA GTGGATTCGTCGTGTTCATATGCTTGGTTATGCTGGCGTTGTACTGGATTCAGAAGCTGCTGGGCATCGATCCACAGTGGGCAGTGAAGATG GCCTTCAAATGGTGTGAAGACCCGTTCTACCTGAAGCCCACAACCACGCTAGTGTTTAGCGCTATTCGCCTTACAGGGTCCCTGCTGGCATTGGCCGTAGTAGGACCTATTCAAAG AGCTAAACCACTCAACGTGAAGCTCAGCATTCCGATGGTGATGGCAATGATGGCGTTCGAATGGATCGCGCTGGACTTCACGCCACGT AACTACGGTGTGGTTGTTTACTTTTTATCCAGCTTCCTGCTCTACTTCCTATTCACGTATGCCTATCTGCGCTGGGTACCTGCTTTAGCGGGACTAGACAACCGCCTGTCTCGCAGTGATAGAACCTCCAAGTCTAAATCTAACTAA
- the LOC118517088 gene encoding uncharacterized protein LOC118517088 has product MNRVNLNRKAVEAVLPEEAISLVDKNLNEVINALWKEYGEKHITMFQMDMVREMKRNEATSERIDLQLKRLKATLRGVHENIYSVRTTKIDTPELIVEDDTTSERIAYQRIRDMLERNEPLVRHPVKLNDIYYGVQSTILAAGSSVR; this is encoded by the exons ATGAACCGAGTGAATCTGAATCGAAAG gCTGTCGAAGCAGTGCTTCCGGAGGAAGCTATTTCCTTGGTGGATAAGAATCTGAACGAGGTGATAAATGCGCTGTGGAAAGAGTATGGTGAAAAGCATATAACAATGTTCCAAATGGACATGGTTCGCGAAATGAAGCGTAATGAAG CGACATCGGAACGCATCGACTTGCAGCTGAAAAGGTTAAAGGCCACTCTTCGCGGTGTACACGAAAATATCTACAGCGTGCGAACGACCAAGATCGATACGCCGGAGCTCATCGTAGAGGACGACACAACGAGCGAGCGTATCGCTTACCAACGTATCCGCGACATGCTGGAACGCAATGAACCACTTGTCCGGCACCCGGTGAAACTTAACGATATATACTACGGCGTACAGTCGACGATACTGGCAGCTGGGTCAAGTGTAAGGTGA